The Streptomyces aurantiacus genome includes a region encoding these proteins:
- a CDS encoding M48 family metallopeptidase gives MPEESHENVPSRQRRRFEGISSRAYEHPADRSALVALRKLTGFDTVFKALSGLLPERSLRLLFLSDSVRVSDAQFAHLNVMLRDACYILDLEKVPPMYVNQDPQPNAMCIGLDEPIIVVTTGLVELLDEEEMRAVVGHEVGHALSGHSVYRTILLFLTSLALRVAWIPLGNLAIMAIVTALREWFRKSELSADRAGLLVGQDLKASMRGLMKIAGGNHLHEMNVDAFLAQAEEYEAGGDLRDSVLKILNVMPRSHPFTTVRAAELKKWAESRDHQRIMDGHYPRRDEDGGTSVTDSFRQSAASYATDMKNSKDPLMKLVSDIAGGAGDLGGRVRRGFGGFASGSAGGGSDSSPTDQPPTDRPDGGSPNGSA, from the coding sequence ATGCCAGAAGAAAGCCACGAGAACGTACCGAGCAGGCAGCGCAGGCGCTTCGAGGGGATCTCCTCCCGTGCGTACGAGCACCCCGCGGACCGCTCGGCCCTGGTCGCCCTGCGCAAGCTCACCGGCTTCGACACGGTCTTCAAGGCGCTCAGCGGCCTGCTCCCGGAGCGGAGCCTGAGGCTGCTGTTCCTGTCGGACTCGGTGCGGGTCTCCGACGCCCAGTTCGCGCACCTGAACGTGATGCTGCGCGACGCCTGTTACATCCTGGACCTGGAGAAGGTCCCGCCGATGTACGTCAACCAGGACCCGCAGCCGAACGCGATGTGCATCGGCCTGGACGAGCCGATCATCGTCGTGACCACCGGCCTCGTGGAGCTGCTCGACGAGGAGGAGATGCGGGCGGTCGTCGGCCACGAGGTGGGGCACGCGCTGTCCGGCCACTCCGTCTACCGCACCATCCTCCTCTTCCTCACCAGCCTCGCCCTGCGGGTGGCGTGGATCCCCCTCGGCAACCTCGCGATCATGGCGATCGTGACCGCCCTGCGCGAGTGGTTCCGCAAGTCCGAGCTGTCCGCGGACCGGGCCGGCCTCCTGGTCGGCCAGGACCTGAAGGCCTCGATGCGCGGCCTGATGAAGATCGCGGGCGGCAACCACCTGCACGAGATGAACGTGGACGCGTTCCTCGCGCAGGCCGAGGAGTACGAGGCCGGCGGCGACCTCCGCGACTCCGTGCTCAAGATCCTGAACGTGATGCCCCGCTCCCACCCCTTCACGACGGTCCGGGCGGCCGAGCTGAAGAAGTGGGCGGAGTCCCGCGACCACCAGCGGATCATGGACGGTCACTACCCTCGCCGCGACGAGGACGGGGGCACGTCGGTCACGGACTCGTTCCGCCAGTCGGCGGCCAGCTACGCCACCGACATGAAGAACAGCAAGGACCCGCTGATGAAGCTGGTCAGCGACATCGCGGGCGGAGCGGGCGACCTCGGCGGCCGGGTGCGACGCGGCTTCGGCGGCTTCGCGAGCGGCAGCGCGGGCGGCGGCTCCGACAGCTCCCCCACGGACCAGCCGCCCACCGACCGCCCGGACGGCGGCAGCCCCAACGGAAGCGCCTGA
- the nadD gene encoding nicotinate-nucleotide adenylyltransferase, with amino-acid sequence MGEQDMPTGPPGVTAPGVRRGTGNGPSSPGKRRLGVMGGTFDPIHHGHLVAASEVAAQFHLDEVVFVPTGQPWQKSDRKVTPAEDRYLMTVISTAENPQFSVSRIDIDRGGPTYTTDTLRDLRVLNPDTDLFFITGADALGQILTWRDAEELFSLAHFIGVTRPGHVLTDPGLPEGGVSLVEVPALAISSTDCRARVAKGDPVWYLVPDGVVRYIDKRDLYRGE; translated from the coding sequence ATGGGAGAGCAGGACATGCCTACCGGTCCGCCGGGCGTCACGGCGCCCGGCGTACGGCGTGGCACGGGAAACGGCCCGTCGAGCCCGGGCAAGCGCCGCCTCGGCGTCATGGGCGGAACGTTCGACCCGATCCACCACGGACACCTCGTCGCCGCCAGCGAGGTCGCCGCCCAGTTCCACCTCGACGAGGTGGTGTTCGTGCCGACCGGCCAGCCGTGGCAGAAGAGCGACCGCAAGGTCACCCCGGCCGAGGACCGCTATCTGATGACGGTCATCTCGACCGCCGAGAACCCGCAGTTCTCCGTGAGCCGCATCGACATCGACCGCGGTGGTCCGACCTACACCACGGACACGCTGCGCGACCTGCGCGTGCTCAACCCCGACACGGACCTCTTCTTCATCACCGGCGCCGACGCGCTCGGCCAGATCCTCACCTGGCGCGACGCCGAGGAACTGTTCTCCCTCGCGCACTTCATCGGGGTCACGCGGCCCGGTCACGTACTGACCGACCCCGGTCTGCCGGAGGGCGGTGTCTCGCTGGTCGAGGTTCCCGCACTCGCCATCTCGTCCACGGACTGCCGGGCCAGGGTCGCCAAGGGCGACCCGGTCTGGTATCTGGTGCCGGACGGTGTGGTGCGCTACATCGACAAGCGAGACCTGTACCGCGGCGAGTGA
- a CDS encoding LCP family protein: MNDRYDAGYGGAPYELVGYDEFGQPVYRQVPPPGQSPQHSPQQDEYGSYDPYGGQPGQAQAHGQAQAHGQAQAHGQAQAQGQAHTEGYQQEYGQEYGQGYGQGYGQGYGYDPYATGQQASPVVSYDTGQQQPVSSYDTGRQQPRTAEQTAYIPQQAGPAPSSAPPEAEPQGEPDYRTEQFAFVEEQPEDSEDVIDWLKFTENRTERREEAKRRARGRVVALVVVLALVAVGGVGYLWYDGKLPGSSSDSTAGTTTAAGAQKRDVIVVHLHNTKGSGTATALLVNNTTTKQGTTVLLPNSLALTDENGTATTLAKSVDDDGSSGTRDELDTVLGTDIEGTWRLDTPYLNNLVELVGSIDIDTNADVPDPEAKRKGEAPLVTKGEEQTLSGKMAVAYATYRASGESQNAQLQRFGQVMQGVLRKLSSDTQAATTTVQTLAQILDPSLTDKDLGAFLAKLADRAKEGEFRTALLPVQTDGRLSTQASDSVVKDVLGGAARSPEKGAAVEVGIRNATADKDATEKARVVLLNGGYTFVDGGTADVAQAVSQITYADAAKKEDAAEVAKTLGLPTSSVKKGKAAPNADVSVVLGQDYKLSD, from the coding sequence GTGAACGACCGATACGACGCTGGGTACGGGGGCGCCCCGTACGAACTCGTCGGCTACGACGAGTTCGGGCAGCCTGTGTACCGGCAGGTGCCGCCGCCGGGGCAGTCTCCCCAGCACTCTCCGCAACAGGACGAGTACGGCTCGTACGATCCCTACGGCGGGCAGCCCGGCCAGGCGCAGGCCCACGGCCAGGCGCAGGCCCACGGCCAGGCACAGGCCCACGGCCAGGCACAGGCCCAGGGACAGGCGCACACCGAGGGGTACCAGCAGGAGTACGGCCAGGAGTACGGACAGGGCTACGGGCAGGGATACGGGCAGGGATACGGCTACGACCCGTACGCGACAGGGCAGCAGGCGTCGCCCGTGGTGTCGTACGACACCGGTCAGCAGCAGCCGGTGTCGTCCTACGACACCGGTCGGCAGCAGCCCCGGACGGCCGAGCAGACCGCCTACATCCCGCAGCAGGCAGGCCCCGCACCGTCGTCGGCGCCGCCGGAGGCCGAACCGCAGGGCGAACCCGACTACCGCACCGAACAGTTCGCCTTCGTCGAGGAGCAGCCCGAGGACTCCGAAGACGTCATCGACTGGCTGAAGTTCACCGAGAACCGCACCGAGCGGCGCGAGGAGGCCAAGCGCCGGGCGCGCGGCCGGGTCGTCGCCCTGGTCGTCGTGCTCGCGCTGGTCGCGGTCGGCGGGGTCGGCTACCTCTGGTACGACGGGAAGCTGCCCGGGTCCTCGTCGGACTCCACGGCCGGTACGACCACCGCGGCCGGCGCGCAGAAGCGGGACGTGATCGTCGTCCACCTGCACAACACCAAGGGCAGCGGCACGGCGACGGCCCTGCTCGTCAACAACACCACCACCAAGCAGGGCACCACCGTCCTGCTCCCCAACTCCCTCGCCCTGACGGACGAGAACGGCACGGCGACCACACTCGCCAAGTCGGTCGACGACGACGGCTCCTCGGGTACCCGCGACGAACTCGACACCGTCCTCGGGACGGACATCGAGGGCACCTGGCGCCTCGACACCCCGTACCTGAACAACCTGGTCGAGCTCGTCGGCAGCATCGACATCGACACCAACGCCGACGTGCCCGACCCCGAGGCGAAGAGGAAGGGCGAGGCCCCTCTCGTCACGAAGGGCGAGGAGCAGACCCTCAGCGGCAAGATGGCCGTCGCGTACGCCACCTACCGCGCCTCCGGCGAGTCGCAGAACGCGCAGCTGCAGCGGTTCGGGCAGGTCATGCAGGGCGTGCTGCGCAAGCTGTCGTCCGACACGCAGGCCGCGACGACCACCGTGCAGACGCTCGCGCAGATCCTCGACCCCTCGCTGACCGACAAGGACCTGGGAGCGTTCCTCGCCAAGCTCGCCGACCGGGCCAAGGAGGGCGAGTTCAGGACGGCGCTGCTGCCGGTGCAGACGGACGGCCGGCTCAGCACGCAGGCCAGTGACAGCGTGGTCAAGGACGTGCTCGGCGGCGCTGCCAGGAGCCCCGAGAAGGGCGCCGCCGTCGAGGTCGGCATCCGCAACGCCACCGCCGACAAGGACGCCACCGAGAAGGCCCGGGTCGTGCTGCTCAACGGCGGCTACACCTTCGTCGACGGCGGTACGGCCGATGTCGCGCAGGCGGTGTCCCAGATCACCTACGCCGACGCCGCGAAGAAGGAGGACGCGGCGGAGGTCGCCAAGACGCTGGGCCTGCCGACGAGTTCCGTGAAGAAGGGCAAGGCCGCCCCGAACGCGGACGTGTCGGTGGTGCTGGGCCAGGACTACAAGCTGAGCGACTAG
- the rsfS gene encoding ribosome silencing factor encodes MTATDRSTELITAAAQAAADKLAHDIIAYDVSDVLSITDAFLLASAPNDRQVKSIVDEIEERLSKELGAKPVRREGDRDARWILLDYVDIVVHVQHSEERVFYALERLWKDCPELDLPADAKATRGKAAEHAELQDAEDAAELRGDLR; translated from the coding sequence GTGACCGCCACTGACCGCTCCACCGAGCTCATCACCGCCGCCGCGCAGGCGGCCGCCGACAAGCTCGCGCACGACATCATCGCGTACGACGTCAGCGACGTGCTGTCGATCACGGACGCCTTCCTGCTGGCCTCCGCGCCCAACGACCGCCAGGTCAAGTCGATCGTCGACGAGATCGAGGAGCGGCTGAGCAAGGAACTCGGCGCCAAGCCGGTGCGCCGCGAGGGCGACCGCGACGCCCGCTGGATCCTGCTCGACTACGTCGACATCGTGGTGCACGTCCAGCACAGCGAGGAGCGCGTGTTCTACGCGCTGGAGCGCCTGTGGAAGGACTGCCCCGAGCTGGACCTGCCCGCCGACGCCAAGGCCACGCGAGGCAAGGCCGCCGAGCACGCCGAGCTCCAGGACGCGGAGGACGCCGCCGAGCTGCGCGGAGACCTTCGATGA
- a CDS encoding histidine phosphatase family protein, translated as MTAGGGHPAVDTGPLSEAGKKAGRGRRVILWRHGQTLWNVERRFQGTTDVELTETGVGQARRAARLLASLRPDAIVASDLKRAANTAGELSALTGLDVTHDEGLRETYAGVWQGLTHEEIIERHGDQYAAWKRGEPVRRGGGELESEVADRAAPVVLRHAEKLPDDGTLVVVSHGGTIRTTIGRLLGLESQHWESLGGLSNCCWSVLGEGARGWRLLEHNAGTLPEPVLGDDD; from the coding sequence ATGACCGCCGGCGGGGGGCACCCCGCGGTGGACACCGGGCCGCTGTCCGAGGCCGGCAAAAAGGCCGGCCGGGGGCGCCGCGTCATCCTGTGGCGCCACGGCCAGACACTGTGGAACGTGGAGCGTCGCTTCCAGGGCACCACGGACGTCGAGCTCACCGAGACCGGTGTGGGCCAGGCCCGCCGCGCCGCCCGGCTGCTCGCGTCCCTCAGGCCCGACGCGATCGTCGCCTCGGACCTGAAGAGGGCGGCGAACACCGCGGGTGAGCTGTCCGCGCTCACCGGTCTCGACGTGACGCACGACGAGGGCCTGCGCGAGACGTACGCGGGCGTCTGGCAGGGCCTGACGCACGAGGAGATCATCGAGCGGCACGGCGACCAGTACGCGGCGTGGAAGCGCGGCGAGCCCGTCCGCCGGGGCGGCGGAGAGCTGGAGAGCGAGGTCGCCGACCGCGCGGCCCCCGTGGTGCTCCGGCATGCCGAGAAACTCCCCGATGACGGCACGCTGGTGGTCGTCAGCCACGGCGGCACCATCCGCACCACCATCGGCCGTCTCCTCGGCCTGGAGTCCCAGCACTGGGAGAGCCTCGGCGGCCTCTCCAACTGCTGCTGGTCCGTCCTCGGTGAGGGCGCCCGCGGGTGGCGGCTGCTGGAGCACAACGCGGGGACGCTGCCGGAACCGGTGCTGGGCGACGACGACTAG
- a CDS encoding NADH-quinone oxidoreductase subunit NuoF family protein, translated as MNEALPDVPEVRVVGLPQLTSGFDLVERLDLPMHLKVHGPLEPMGGEQLAQLSERINLKGRGGAGFPFHKKLRSVAEAAIRRGVRPVVVVNGSEDEPACRKDTVMINRAPHLILDGALLVAEALGARTLVIGVTRESTQRSMEAALSERGLTNRRGATIRARVQRNPVRMVTGAAASLVRSIDGGPAIPPGRKTSASQNGVGGAPTLLSNAETFAQLAIAARIGAERYGNTGLYDEPGTVMLTVSGAVARPMVIEAPTGVPLRYILQLAGAPPVPQGVLTGGYHGKWLDSATVNEAIVSRNSLDAVGGALGAGAILPISMNTCPLGESLRVAQWLAEESAGQCGPCYLGLPAAARGMEDILNGGGPAALEALKQVANAVKRRGACSHPDGSAMFLESTIKAFTDDLAAHVLGNGCGRPVEGVLPLFEGGQQPTGIPGGAPEQEQGPSRQKIYVDWTLCRGHGLCADILPEVFQLGADGFPTVAQAQVPRYAEAKALRAVRRCPALALRLEEDTRGAAPRQNLPAVREGGGGGRRALGRGR; from the coding sequence GTGAACGAGGCCCTTCCCGACGTCCCCGAAGTCCGAGTGGTGGGCCTTCCCCAGCTCACCTCCGGTTTCGACCTCGTCGAGAGACTCGACCTGCCCATGCACCTGAAGGTGCACGGGCCGCTCGAGCCCATGGGCGGTGAGCAGCTCGCGCAGCTCTCCGAACGGATCAACCTGAAGGGCCGCGGCGGCGCGGGTTTCCCGTTCCACAAGAAGCTGAGGTCGGTCGCCGAGGCGGCGATCCGCCGCGGTGTGCGTCCTGTGGTCGTCGTCAACGGCAGCGAGGACGAGCCCGCCTGCCGCAAGGACACGGTGATGATCAACCGTGCCCCGCACCTGATCCTGGACGGCGCCCTGCTGGTCGCGGAGGCCCTGGGTGCCCGCACCCTGGTCATCGGCGTGACCCGCGAATCCACGCAGCGGTCGATGGAGGCGGCGCTCTCCGAGCGCGGACTGACCAACCGGCGCGGAGCGACCATCCGCGCGCGCGTGCAGCGCAATCCGGTGCGCATGGTGACCGGAGCGGCGGCCTCGCTGGTCCGCTCCATCGACGGCGGTCCGGCGATCCCACCGGGCCGCAAGACCAGCGCCTCGCAGAACGGTGTCGGCGGCGCGCCGACCCTGCTGTCGAACGCCGAGACGTTCGCCCAGCTGGCGATCGCCGCCCGCATCGGCGCCGAGCGCTACGGCAACACCGGCCTGTACGACGAGCCCGGCACCGTCATGCTCACCGTCTCCGGAGCGGTCGCCCGCCCGATGGTGATCGAAGCCCCGACCGGCGTACCGCTGCGCTACATCCTGCAGTTGGCCGGCGCCCCGCCGGTCCCGCAGGGCGTGCTGACCGGCGGCTACCACGGCAAGTGGCTGGACTCGGCGACGGTCAACGAGGCGATCGTCTCGCGCAACTCCCTGGACGCGGTGGGCGGTGCGCTCGGTGCGGGCGCGATCCTGCCGATCAGCATGAACACCTGCCCCCTGGGCGAGTCGCTGCGAGTGGCCCAGTGGCTGGCCGAGGAGAGCGCCGGCCAGTGCGGCCCCTGCTACCTCGGGCTGCCGGCCGCGGCGCGCGGCATGGAGGACATCCTCAACGGCGGCGGCCCGGCCGCCCTGGAGGCGCTCAAGCAGGTCGCCAACGCCGTGAAACGCCGCGGTGCGTGCTCGCACCCGGACGGCTCCGCGATGTTCCTGGAGTCGACCATCAAGGCGTTCACGGACGACCTGGCCGCGCATGTGCTCGGCAACGGCTGCGGAAGGCCCGTGGAGGGCGTTCTGCCGCTCTTCGAGGGCGGCCAGCAGCCCACCGGCATCCCGGGCGGCGCTCCCGAGCAGGAGCAGGGCCCCAGCCGTCAGAAGATCTACGTCGACTGGACGCTGTGCCGCGGGCACGGCCTGTGCGCGGACATCCTTCCGGAGGTCTTCCAGCTGGGCGCGGACGGCTTCCCGACCGTCGCCCAGGCCCAGGTGCCCCGGTACGCGGAGGCGAAGGCGCTGCGCGCCGTACGCCGCTGCCCGGCGCTGGCCCTGCGCCTGGAGGAGGACACCCGCGGAGCGGCCCCCCGGCAGAACCTGCCGGCCGTACGCGAGGGCGGCGGGGGCGGCCGTCGCGCGCTGGGCCGCGGACGCTGA
- a CDS encoding cytochrome b/b6 domain-containing protein, with product MNSRRNNSTLSQPSRSVRGGVAAAVLLLIPLVVVVGGDGFREFLNFGAGVLSLVSLTLSVLWGLVATDRVFLNTRQRLIAQAVHRTTAVSSVGFLILHVSVKLALDHTSAIAAVIPFGLGVTGSNGLIGFGTLAGLLMVLTALTGALRSAFASPVQVAGRWRALHMLAYPAWCSALIHGLFAGREAQPIFVILYSLALVAVMAALLLRSAPLPFKRKVARRVLSMLDNGNPRSFRDEPQGRREAALPGGRPGFPDPAPQQRSGSLYEPSQRSALQDTGSFTDTGSLTDTGGFAAAYRAVSSTPRAQDPLMADPTQRMQVPLDMQATEAMPRTDGNTGARWPTPSPPLYEAPPRAAGTPTYDTGTIPTYDANAAYDTGTVPAYGGSDVYDTGETNDPLGTYNPNDTYNSGPATETLPGSFEAPSNGEPWNAPSGGY from the coding sequence ATGAACTCTCGCCGCAACAACAGCACGCTCTCCCAGCCGAGCCGCTCGGTCCGGGGCGGAGTGGCTGCTGCCGTTTTGCTGCTCATACCCCTTGTCGTCGTGGTCGGAGGTGACGGATTCCGCGAGTTCCTCAACTTCGGTGCGGGTGTTCTGTCGCTCGTCTCCCTCACCCTCTCGGTGCTCTGGGGCCTCGTCGCCACCGACCGGGTCTTCCTCAACACGCGCCAGCGCCTGATCGCACAGGCCGTGCACAGGACGACAGCGGTGAGCTCGGTCGGCTTCCTGATCCTGCACGTCTCGGTCAAGCTCGCGCTCGACCACACGTCGGCGATCGCGGCCGTCATCCCCTTCGGTCTCGGCGTCACCGGCTCCAACGGGCTCATCGGGTTCGGCACCCTGGCCGGGCTCCTGATGGTGCTCACGGCCCTCACCGGCGCGCTGCGCAGCGCGTTCGCGTCCCCCGTGCAGGTCGCAGGCCGCTGGCGCGCGCTGCACATGCTGGCCTACCCCGCCTGGTGCTCGGCCCTGATCCACGGCCTCTTCGCGGGCCGCGAGGCGCAGCCGATCTTCGTGATCCTCTACAGCCTCGCCCTGGTCGCCGTCATGGCCGCGCTGCTCCTGCGGTCGGCCCCCCTGCCGTTCAAGCGGAAGGTCGCCAGGCGCGTCCTGTCCATGCTCGACAACGGCAACCCCAGGTCGTTCCGTGACGAGCCCCAGGGACGCCGTGAGGCCGCGCTGCCCGGCGGCCGGCCCGGCTTCCCCGACCCGGCGCCCCAGCAGCGTTCCGGGTCCCTGTACGAGCCCTCGCAACGCTCCGCCCTCCAGGACACCGGGTCCTTCACGGACACCGGGTCGCTGACCGACACGGGCGGTTTCGCGGCCGCCTACCGTGCCGTTTCGAGCACTCCGCGCGCGCAGGACCCGCTGATGGCCGACCCGACCCAGCGCATGCAGGTGCCGCTGGACATGCAGGCCACGGAGGCGATGCCGCGTACCGACGGCAACACCGGAGCCCGCTGGCCCACCCCGTCTCCGCCGCTCTACGAGGCCCCGCCGCGCGCCGCCGGAACACCGACCTACGACACCGGCACCATCCCCACGTACGACGCGAACGCCGCGTACGACACCGGCACCGTCCCCGCGTACGGCGGAAGTGATGTGTACGACACCGGTGAGACGAACGACCCCCTCGGTACGTACAACCCGAACGACACGTACAACAGCGGTCCCGCCACTGAAACGCTGCCCGGTTCCTTCGAAGCACCGAGCAACGGCGAACCCTGGAACGCGCCTTCCGGAGGCTATTAG
- the leuS gene encoding leucine--tRNA ligase, with translation MSETNTAAASEVAAPHRYTAAMAEQIEARWQDFWDAEDTYAAPNPKGDLAGNPELVARPKKFIMDMFPYPSGAGLHVGHPLGYIATDVYARYQRMTGHNVLHTLGFDAFGLPAEQYAVQTGTHPRVSTEANIENMKVQLRRLGLGHDKRRSVETIDPDYYKWTQWIFLQIFNSWYDDEAGRARPIAELVARFETGERAVPGGRTWSGLTDAERADILGEYRLAYASDAPVNWCPGLGTVLANEEVTADGRSERGNFPVFKAKLRQWNMRITAYADRLLDDLDALDWPEAIKLQQRNWIGRSEGARVDFPIDGEAITVFTTRPDTLFGATYMVLAPEHPLVEKFTPAAWPEGTHDVWTGGHATPSEAVAAYRAQAASKSDVERQAEAKDKTGVFIGAYATNPVNGEQVPVFVADYVLMGYGTGAIMAVPAGDQRDFEFARAFELPIHCIVEPTDGRGTDTSTWEDAFGSYDAKIINSSHDDISLDGLGVVEAKARVTEWLERKDVGRGTVNFRLRDWLFSRQRYWGEPFPIVYDEDGIAHPLPESMLPLELPEVEDYSPRTFDPDDANTSPETPLSRNEDWVDVTLDLGDGRGPRKYRRETNTMPNWAGSCWYELRYLDPHNSEKLVDPEVEQYWMGPREGQPHGGVDLYVGGAEHAVLHLLYARFWSKVLFDLGHVSSAEPFHKLFNQGMIQAYVYRDSRGIAVPAAEVEERDGAYYFEGEKVSRLLGKMGKSLKNAVTPDEICAEYGADTLRLYEMAMGPLDVSRPWDTRAVVGQFRLLQRLWRNVVDEATGEVTVVDTEPDEEALRALHKAIDGVRQDLEGLRFNTAIAKVTELNNHLTKTGGPISRTVAESLVLLVAPLAPHIAEELWRKLGHTDSVVHRDFPVADPAYVVDETVTCVVQIKGKVKARLEVSPSISDEELEKVALADDKVVAALGGAGIRKVIVRAPKLVNIVPA, from the coding sequence ATGAGCGAGACGAACACCGCTGCCGCCTCCGAGGTGGCAGCGCCGCACCGCTACACGGCCGCCATGGCCGAGCAGATCGAGGCACGCTGGCAGGACTTCTGGGACGCCGAGGACACCTACGCGGCACCCAACCCGAAGGGTGACCTGGCCGGGAACCCCGAGCTGGTCGCCAGGCCCAAGAAGTTCATCATGGACATGTTCCCGTACCCCTCCGGTGCGGGCCTGCACGTCGGCCACCCGCTGGGCTACATCGCCACCGACGTGTACGCCCGGTACCAGCGCATGACCGGCCACAACGTCCTGCACACCCTGGGATTCGACGCCTTCGGCCTGCCCGCCGAGCAGTACGCCGTGCAGACCGGCACACACCCGCGGGTGTCCACCGAGGCCAACATCGAGAACATGAAGGTCCAGCTGCGCCGCCTGGGCCTGGGCCACGACAAGCGCCGGTCGGTCGAGACCATCGACCCGGACTACTACAAGTGGACCCAGTGGATCTTCCTGCAGATCTTCAACTCCTGGTACGACGACGAGGCCGGCAGGGCCCGCCCGATCGCCGAACTGGTCGCCCGGTTCGAGACCGGTGAACGCGCGGTACCGGGCGGACGTACCTGGAGTGGGCTGACCGACGCCGAGCGCGCGGACATCCTGGGCGAGTACCGCCTGGCCTACGCCTCGGACGCGCCCGTCAACTGGTGCCCCGGGCTGGGCACCGTCCTGGCCAACGAGGAGGTCACCGCCGACGGCCGCTCCGAGCGCGGCAACTTCCCCGTCTTCAAGGCCAAACTGCGCCAGTGGAACATGCGGATCACCGCGTACGCCGACCGGCTGCTGGACGACCTGGACGCGCTCGACTGGCCCGAGGCCATCAAGCTGCAGCAGCGCAACTGGATCGGCCGCTCCGAAGGGGCCCGCGTCGACTTCCCGATCGACGGCGAGGCCATCACGGTCTTCACCACCCGCCCGGACACCCTGTTCGGCGCGACCTACATGGTGCTGGCCCCCGAGCACCCGCTGGTCGAGAAGTTCACCCCGGCCGCCTGGCCCGAGGGCACCCACGACGTCTGGACGGGCGGTCACGCCACCCCGTCCGAGGCCGTCGCCGCCTACCGCGCGCAGGCCGCCTCCAAGTCGGACGTCGAGCGGCAGGCCGAGGCCAAGGACAAGACCGGCGTCTTCATCGGCGCGTACGCGACCAACCCGGTCAACGGCGAACAGGTCCCCGTCTTCGTCGCCGACTACGTCCTGATGGGATACGGCACCGGCGCGATCATGGCCGTCCCGGCGGGCGACCAGCGCGACTTCGAGTTCGCGCGGGCCTTCGAGCTGCCGATCCACTGCATCGTCGAGCCCACCGACGGCCGCGGCACCGACACCTCCACCTGGGAGGACGCCTTCGGCTCGTACGACGCGAAGATCATCAACTCCTCCCACGACGACATCTCGCTGGACGGCCTGGGGGTCGTCGAGGCCAAGGCGCGCGTCACCGAATGGCTGGAGCGCAAGGACGTCGGCCGCGGGACCGTCAATTTCCGGCTGCGCGACTGGCTGTTCAGCCGCCAGCGCTACTGGGGCGAGCCCTTCCCGATCGTCTACGACGAGGACGGCATCGCCCACCCGCTGCCCGAGTCGATGCTGCCCCTGGAGCTGCCGGAGGTCGAGGACTACTCGCCGCGCACCTTCGACCCGGACGACGCGAACACCTCGCCGGAGACCCCGCTGTCCCGCAACGAGGACTGGGTCGACGTCACGCTGGACCTGGGCGACGGCCGCGGCCCGCGCAAGTACCGCCGTGAGACCAACACGATGCCCAACTGGGCCGGTTCCTGCTGGTACGAGCTGCGCTACCTGGACCCGCACAACTCCGAGAAGCTGGTCGACCCGGAGGTCGAGCAGTACTGGATGGGACCGCGCGAGGGCCAGCCGCACGGCGGCGTCGACCTGTACGTCGGCGGCGCCGAACACGCCGTGCTGCACCTGCTGTACGCGCGCTTCTGGTCGAAGGTGCTGTTCGACCTGGGCCACGTCTCCTCGGCGGAGCCGTTCCACAAGCTGTTCAACCAGGGCATGATCCAGGCCTACGTGTACCGCGACAGCCGCGGCATCGCCGTACCGGCCGCCGAGGTGGAGGAGCGCGACGGCGCCTACTACTTCGAGGGCGAGAAGGTCTCCCGGCTGCTGGGCAAGATGGGCAAGTCCCTGAAGAACGCGGTCACTCCGGACGAGATCTGCGCCGAGTACGGGGCGGACACACTGCGCCTGTACGAGATGGCGATGGGCCCCCTGGACGTGTCGCGGCCGTGGGACACGCGCGCGGTCGTGGGCCAGTTCAGGCTGCTGCAGCGGCTGTGGCGCAACGTCGTCGACGAGGCGACCGGCGAGGTCACCGTCGTCGACACCGAGCCGGACGAGGAAGCGCTGCGCGCCCTGCACAAGGCGATCGACGGCGTGCGCCAGGACCTGGAGGGCCTGCGCTTCAACACCGCCATCGCCAAGGTCACCGAACTGAACAACCACCTGACCAAGACCGGCGGCCCCATCTCGCGGACGGTGGCCGAGTCGCTGGTGCTGCTGGTCGCGCCGCTGGCCCCGCACATCGCCGAGGAGCTGTGGCGCAAGCTGGGCCACACGGACTCGGTCGTCCACCGGGACTTCCCGGTGGCCGACCCGGCGTACGTCGTGGACGAGACCGTGACCTGTGTCGTGCAGATCAAGGGCAAGGTCAAGGCCCGCCTGGAGGTCTCCCCGTCGATCTCGGACGAGGAGCTGGAGAAGGTGGCCCTGGCCGACGACAAGGTGGTCGCCGCCCTGGGCGGAGCGGGAATCCGCAAGGTGATCGTGCGGGCGCCGAAGCTGGTGAACATCGTTCCGGCCTAG